A genomic region of Trifolium pratense cultivar HEN17-A07 linkage group LG3, ARS_RC_1.1, whole genome shotgun sequence contains the following coding sequences:
- the LOC123916154 gene encoding uncharacterized protein LOC123916154 has translation METVGSTRLGRASSRYGAPAVFNGRVRKWEKKWVHVSPSSFNNNSKNKNDNGNDKSRLLLRRWTPVTNTSSSSAADEPPRRKFRYTPIAALEEQKKGVAEKVENESTIESDQMKVRQTDVNHGVHRKLNMNEILDNTKDSNMNKLDLDLDFQGNNGENNQDSDD, from the exons ATGGAGACTGTTGGTTCTACAAGGCTTGGTCGAGCTTCTTCTCGTTACGGTGCACCTGCTGTGTTCAATGGTCGTGTTAGAAAATGGGAGAAGAAATGGGTTCATGTTTCTCCTTCTTCTTTTAACAACAACTCTAAAAATAAGAATGATAATGGTAACGACAAATCTCGTTTACTTCTCCGACGTTGGACTCCGGTTACTaacacttcttcttcttctgctgCTGATGAGCCACCCAGAAGGAAGTTTCGTTATACTCCT ATTGCTGCGCTAGAAGAACAGAAAAAGGGGGTTGCGGAAAAGGTTGAAAATGAATCCACAATTGAGAGTGACCAGATGAAAGTTAGACAGACAGATGTGAATCATGGGGTGCACAGGAAGCTGaatatgaatgaaattttgGACAACACAAAG GACTCAAACATGAATAAGTTGGATCTTGATTTGGACTTCCAAGGAAACAATGGTGAAAACAACCAGGACAGTGATGACTGA
- the LOC123918679 gene encoding grpE protein homolog 2, mitochondrial-like, with translation MSIYRVLSRASRSFALLSASHKPPQPFSTTFFHNFSSFPHQSANKLIPVQANLFCPQISSSLTPRFGFSSSASPETSSDDAAKTSEKAKVVDQNEEVKGEGQTSDSDVEIECDLSRDELVKLATEKEALLKLKQKEIEKMQDKVLRTYAEMENVMDRTKRNAENSKKFAIQNFAKSLLDVADNLGRASSVVKESFSKIESPKESDEAAKLLKTLLEGVEMTEKQLAEVLKKHGVEKFDPTNEPFDPNRHNAIFQIPDATKPPGTVGVVLKAGYMLYDRVIRPAEVGVTHEVEGNNADE, from the exons ATGTCCATCTATAGGGTACTTTCCCGAGCTTCCAGAAGCTTCGCACTTCTCTCTGCTTCACACAAGCCGCCACAACCCTTTTCCACCACTTTCTTCCATAATTTCAGTTCCTTTCCTCATCAATCAGCTAATAAG CTTATTCCAGTTCAAGCCAATTTGTTTTGTCCACAAATAAGTTCATCATTGACTCCAAGGTTTGGATTTTCTTCCTCGGCCTCACCTGAAACTTCAAGTGATGATGCTGCAAAAACAAGTGAAAAAGCCAAGGTAGTTGATCAGAATGAAGAAGTTAAAGGCGAAGGTCAAACCAGTGACTCAG aTGTAGAGATTGAATGCGATTTATCCAGAGATGAATTAGTAAAGCTTGCTACTGAAAAGGAAGCACTTTTGAAGTTGAAGCAGAAGGAGATTGAGAAAATGCAGGATAAAGTTTTGCGTACTTATGCAGAGATGGAGAATGTCATGGACAGGACTAAACGAAATGCTGagaattcaaaaaaatttgccATACAG AATTTCGCCAAGAGTTTACTAGATGTTGCTGACAATTTGGGAAGAGCTTCTTCAGTTGTAAAGgaaagtttttcaaaaattgaatCACCTAAAGAATCCGATGAAGCCGCAAAACTCCTGAAAACACTTCTGGAAGGTGTTGAAATGACCGAGAAACAACTTGCAGAG GTACTTAAAAAGCATGGTGTAGAAAAATTTGATCCTACAAACGAACCATTTGATCCAAACAGGCATAATGCCATCTTCCAAATACCTGATGCTACCAAGCCTCCAGGCACTGTTGGAGTCGTTCTGAAG GCCGGATATATGCTTTATGATCGTGTAATTCGTCCAGCAGAAGTCGGCGTAACACATGAAGTGGAAGGCAACAATGCAGATGAATGA
- the LOC123917397 gene encoding uncharacterized protein LOC123917397, whose product MHPNLVAPVVSSPTNLLQVPGSKLRLLCSYGGHIMPRDNSLYYVGGDTRIVAVDRHSSLTHLCSHLSRHLLHGRRSFTLKYHLPDEDLDNLITVSTDEDLQNMIEEYDRLSSNPSPSPSRLRLFLFFSKPETAVSMDTLHYDDSNHSWFVEALNNSGILSRVVSDSAAVVDNCLLNIDDYDASASSCNDENTNNNVNKEHLIDVDYSAPVDEEDNMFNYSFDNLPQIRVRIDEQKLVDMEQQQQQEDNNFDDVKMANVKQDDAFHVQSQVKSDQNQQGEQVNNSTYTSAQQPDQNPQQPATYQNQFVYIHRPIGTGQVPISSYYPYYAPQSHQQLNQFPIYVMPIGLGSTQPYNMALQPNIADTNVVASVRPQIPQSVVSEVTPSVYKAPVASNSGFIQIPSNQFQQQYVNLPQNIHHPPHPIYGYDYGGAMQEQVYYTQTQQQHANANAPSLYQSMTPAVAGAAISDVSKQFPTDKIQQPNKNSQQV is encoded by the coding sequence ATGCATCCTAACTTAGTGGCACCAGTGGTGTCCTCCCCAACTAATCTCCTGCAAGTGCCGGGTTCCAAACTCCGTCTCTTGTGCAGCTACGGAGGCCACATCATGCCACGTGACAACTCCCTTTACTATGTAGGCGGAGACACTCGCATTGTGGCCGTGGACCGCCACTCATCCTTAACACACCTTTGTTCTCACCTCTCCCGCCATCTCCTTCATGGAAGAAGATCATTCACTCTTAAGTATCATCTTCCCGATGAAGACCTTGACAATCTCATCACTGTTTCCACCGATGAAGACCTCCAAAACATGATCGAAGAGTATGATCGTTTGTCTTCAAACCCTTCCCCCTCCCCTTCTCGACTCAGATTGTTCCTCTTTTTCTCCAAACCAGAAACTGCTGTTTCCATGGACACTCTCCACTATGACGACTCTAATCATTCGTGGTTCGTGGAAGCTCTCAACAACTCAGGGATTCTCTCTCGGGTTGTTTCTGATTCTGCTGCTGTTGTTGATAATTGCCTCCTCAACATTGATGATTATGATGCAAGTGCTTCTAGCTGCAACGACgaaaatactaataataatgtcAACAAGGAGCATTTAATTGATGTGGATTATTCCGCACCTGTGGACGAGGAGGACAACATGTTTAATTATTCATTTGATAATCTTCCTCAAATACGAGTTCGCATTGATGAACAGAAGCTTGTTGATATGGAGCAGCAGCAACAGCAGGAGGATAACAACTTTGACGATGTAAAAATGGCGAATGTGAAGCAAGATGATGCTTTTCATGTGCAATCACAGGTCAAAAGTGATCAAAATCAGCAAGGGGAACAAGTAAACAATTCTACTTACACTTCAGCCCAACAACCGGATCAAAATCCGCAACAACCCGCCacatatcaaaatcaatttgtcTATATTCACCGTCCTATAGGTACAGGTCAAGTGCCAATATCATCATACTACCCTTATTATGCACCACAATCACACCAACAACTTAATCAGTTCCCAATTTATGTGATGCCTATTGGACTTGGATCTACACAACCATACAACATGGCTTTGCAACCTAATATAGCTGACACAAATGTAGTAGCCTCAGTTAGGCCACAAATACCACAAAGTGTTGTATCTGAAGTGACTCCAAGTGTTTATAAAGCTCCTGTTGCATCAAATTCTGGTTTTATTCAAATACCTTCCAACCAATTTCAGCAGCAATATGTGAATTTGCCTCAAAATATTCACCATCCACCACACCCTATTTATGGTTATGACTATGGTGGAGCTATGCAAGAACAAGTATACTATACACAAACACAGCAACAGCATGCAAATGCAAATGCACCGTCTCTGTACCAATCCATGACCCCGGCGGTTGCTGGAGCAGCAATATCAGATGTTTCAAAACAATTTCCTACAGATAAAATTCAGCAGCCAAACAAAAACTCACAACAAGTATGA
- the LOC123915189 gene encoding two-component response regulator ORR26-like, with translation MAFSTDIHHLPDRFPEGLRVFIIDHDTTQLNAIADLCFQCNYEVTTCAAASFAVHLLRETKGSFDVIVIEAQMPDMDSYEFLQRVTQEIKIPIIMMGVDDTTNARMKSIEKGACEYWVKPLNVNHINNMWQHVVTIQDQDQICRILEVKTGLKIMKRNHETATKETNAYVLEKYSDNDHDQPPTKKNRLSWSDPKLKEQFLKVVNQLGIDKATPKHITKLMNVRGLTQSQVASHLQKVRLGLKGTSKKTKLKKELSKSGKHNQYHVPNNESLEVVQSMPMPMPEQNESVEVVQSMPMPEQNESVEVVQSMPAAEQDQNVVPNSANIQCDYNIPAQAQQHENVFDDFDISKLFTNETNMMVDGSSYLYDEAWHSSEYGTFDWC, from the exons ATGGCTTTTTCCACTGACATCCATCACCTTCCCGACCGATTCCCGGAGGGTTTAAGAGTCTTTATCATTGATCATGACACCACTCAACTTAATGCCATTGCGGATTTGTGCTTTCAATGCAACTATGAAg TTACCACATGCGCTGCGGCTTCTTTTGCCGTGCATCTTTTGAGAGAAACAAAGGGTTCTTTTGATGTGATAGTAATTGAAGCTCAAATGCCGGACATGGATTCGTACGAATTTTTGCAACGTGTTACACAAGAAATCAAAATTCCAATCATAATGATGGGAGTTGATGACACAACAAATGCAAGAATGAAGTCCATTGAAAAAGGGGCATGTGAATATTGGGTTAAACCTTTGAATGTGAATCATATCAACAACATGTGGCAACATGTTGTAACGATTCAAGACCAAGATCAAATTTGTAGAATCTTGGAGGTAAAAACAGgactaaaaataatgaagagaAATCATGAAACTGCAACAAAAGAAACCAATGCTTATGTTCTTGAAAAATATAGTGATAATGATCATGATCAACCTCCAACAAAGAAGAATCGTTTATCATGGTCAGACCCAAAACTTAAAGAACAATTTCTAAAAGTTGTGAATCAACTTGGCATAGATA AGGCAACGCCAAAACATATTACTAAATTGATGAATGTTCGGGGTTTGACACAAAGCCAGGTTGCTAGCCATTTGCAGAAAGTGAGACTTGGTTTGAAGGGTACAAGTAAAAAGACAAAGTTAAAGAAGGAATTGTCAAAAAGTGGAAAGCATAATCAATACCATGTTCCTAATAATGAAAGCCTTGAAGTTGTTCAATCAATGCCAATGCCAATGCCTGAACAGAATGAAAGTGTTGAAGTTGTTCAGTCAATGCCAATGCCAGAACAGAATGAAAGTGTTGAAGTTGTTCAGTCAATGCCTGCTGCAGAACAGGACCAAAATGTTGTACCGAATTCAGCAAACATACAATGTGATTACAACATTCCTGCACAAGCACAACAGCATGAGAATGTGTTTGATGATTTTGATATTTCCAAATTGTTTACTAACGAAACCAACATGATGGTAGATGGTTCATCATACCTATATGATGAAGCATGGCATTCATCTGAATATGGCACATTTGATTGGTGTTAG